Proteins encoded by one window of Actinocorallia herbida:
- a CDS encoding WhiB family transcriptional regulator, with product MQGPQPSFAATDELPCRTDPELFFAEAPAEVELAKALCVDCPVRKSCLAGAIERHEPWGVWGGELFVRGEIVARKRPRGRPRKNPAQTEVAA from the coding sequence ATCCAGGGGCCCCAGCCGAGCTTCGCGGCCACCGACGAGCTGCCCTGCCGCACCGACCCCGAACTGTTCTTCGCCGAGGCGCCCGCCGAGGTGGAGCTGGCCAAGGCGCTCTGCGTGGACTGCCCGGTCCGCAAGAGCTGCCTCGCCGGTGCCATCGAGCGGCACGAGCCGTGGGGCGTGTGGGGTGGCGAGCTGTTCGTCCGCGGCGAGATCGTCGCGCGCAAGCGGCCCCGCGGCCGTCCGCGCAAGAA
- the tesB gene encoding acyl-CoA thioesterase II — protein sequence MNTALQNLLDILDLEQIEDDIFRGRSPEDRQQRVFGGQVAGQALVAATRTVPIARQVHSLHAYFIRPGDPLVPIVYTVDRVRDGRSFSTRRVVAVQHGKAIFTLSASFQVPESGPDHHTPMPMAPDPESLPTGFERFEKLFGTKIAEQFMAHRPFDLRHATPLTWEAKGKPELATPESVVWLKVNDKLPDDLTLHVCLMTYASDMTLLDTVLVNHGLAWGDNRTIGASLDHAMWFHRPFRADEWLLYVQETPSASGARGFARGQVFTQAGDLVVSVAQEGLVRVTDL from the coding sequence GTGAACACGGCTCTGCAGAACCTGCTGGACATCCTCGACCTCGAACAGATCGAGGACGACATCTTCCGCGGCAGAAGCCCCGAGGACCGCCAGCAGCGCGTGTTCGGGGGCCAGGTCGCGGGTCAGGCGCTGGTCGCCGCGACGCGCACCGTGCCGATCGCCCGGCAGGTGCACTCGCTGCACGCCTACTTCATCCGCCCGGGTGATCCGCTCGTGCCGATCGTCTACACCGTCGACCGGGTGCGCGACGGCAGGTCGTTCTCCACCCGCCGGGTGGTCGCGGTGCAGCACGGCAAGGCGATCTTCACCCTGTCGGCGAGCTTCCAGGTGCCCGAGTCGGGCCCGGACCACCACACGCCGATGCCCATGGCGCCCGATCCGGAGTCGCTGCCGACCGGTTTCGAGCGGTTCGAGAAGCTCTTCGGCACCAAGATCGCCGAGCAGTTCATGGCGCACCGCCCGTTCGACCTGCGGCACGCCACGCCCCTGACGTGGGAGGCCAAGGGCAAGCCGGAACTGGCCACTCCGGAGTCCGTCGTCTGGCTCAAGGTCAACGACAAGCTCCCGGACGACCTCACCCTGCACGTCTGCCTCATGACGTACGCCTCCGACATGACGCTCCTGGACACCGTCCTGGTGAACCACGGCCTCGCCTGGGGCGACAACCGGACGATCGGGGCGAGCCTGGACCACGCGATGTGGTTCCACCGGCCGTTCCGCGCCGACGAATGGCTGCTGTACGTGCAGGAGACGCCTTCGGCGAGCGGAGCCCGTGGGTTCGCGCGCGGCCAGGTGTTCACCCAGGCCGGTGATCTCGTCGTGTCGGTCGCGCAGGAGGGCCTCGTCCGCGTCACCGACCTCTGA